The genomic window TTCCCAAGGCCGTGGCAATCGGAACCTCCCGTCATTACCAGTCCAAGCCTTCTGGACATCTCTTCATACCGCTTTGAAACATTAGGTTTATGGTCGGTATGATAAACCTCTATGCCTTTCAGGCCATATCCGACAAACTCTTCTATATACTCATCATGCCCCATAAGATCTGGATGAGCGATAACGGGCACTCCTCCGGCTTTAAGTATTATCTGTATCGCCTCTTCGGGCGAAAATTTCGTATACGGCACATAACAAGGCTTTAAAAATCCTATATATTTCTCGAACACGTCCCTCATGCTCTTTACTCTGCCTGAATTGAGCATGGCTTGAGCTATATGCAGCCGTCCGACAGAAGCATTGTTGCCGGCAAGTCTGAATACTTCTTGCGCGTCTATCGTTATGTCGCAAGCTTTCAGCTTATCCATGATCTTATATACCCGCTCTACTCTCGACCGTTGTATCTCTTTAAGTTTTTTACAAAACCACTCCGCCTGCCAGTTAATAAAAAGCCCCAGGATATGTATTTCGGCGTCCACCTTTTCAGCGGACA from Candidatus Omnitrophota bacterium includes these protein-coding regions:
- a CDS encoding PHP domain-containing protein gives rise to the protein MTKYADLHVHTSYSDSTFSPEQVVKCAVDKGLAAIAICDHDSVDGIGPCMELASEVGLEIIPGIEMSAEKVDAEIHILGLFINWQAEWFCKKLKEIQRSRVERVYKIMDKLKACDITIDAQEVFRLAGNNASVGRLHIAQAMLNSGRVKSMRDVFEKYIGFLKPCYVPYTKFSPEEAIQIILKAGGVPVIAHPDLMGHDEYIEEFVGYGLKGIEVYHTDHKPNVSKRYEEMSRRLGLVMTGGSDCHGLGKGRILMGTIRVPYELVEKLKAEATKIKQENAG